The genomic region tatcttcgttttggatcaagtacaaggtattgttattacagagaaagagaaatgattctcaaaatttgaattatttctttaaaacagagTCTACAGAAGATgacatttctgtaattcaaagctttctggataactggtttccagataactgatcctatacctgtagttaaaaACAAGTTTCTTCTTAACAGAATGTACATTTTGTCTCTGAACTGTCCCACTATGTCCTGGCTCTGtcatgatacattttaaagggaccctgtcatgatttttatggtgttgtttttatttctaaattacacagtttacactgcaaataattcactctactgtataaaatttcattcctgaaccagcaagtgtatttttttattttttttttaagtaccaTAATAATATTGgtgcaggcagccatcttaggttattttacctggtcatgtgctttcagaaagagccagcactttaggatgcaaTTGCTTtctggctgttgtttctcctactcaatgtgactgTGTCGCAGCGGGATCTggatttcactattgagtgctgttatatctaccagggagctgttaccttgtgttagggagctactatctggttaccttcagatcacaagtcactggggtcagctgggaaactgagatGTCTAGCCAcctgtcagatttaaaaattaaatataaaaaaaaatatttttgctcttttgaggaacgaatttcagtgcagaattctgctgtagcagcactattaagtgatgcattttgaaaaaaaaaaatgtttttctgtgacagtatcccttaaggatAGAAGGTATTGAGGGGCTGAGACATGTCTCAGTTCTCTTGGAAGCTGAGAACTCAGACAGTTCTCTTGGAAGCTGACGTGTTGCTGAATGTTCAGCAATTCAGTGGTCCCATGCCTACGGGTCAGATTAAATTTATAAGTAAGTCTTATAGTGGATGAATTCTGTTCTGCAAGctaaaatattgtattatgcCTTCTTAGACCACACACCTGGGTTTTCAGCACATTCCAAAATAGAGAGGCCCTGACAGGCTGGATatgcagtgctgcactttttttgtaaatattttggcACAGTGTATGATTTGATTTTTCTGCATTGTGTATTTAGTTCTAACTGGTTTTCTGGTAGACCCTTTGCGTAGTTGTGAGGTTACAATGTATCCATAGACTAAAAAGCATatgccatgcaagtctatggccgtcatttctgcggcgaaacaaggccaAGGACATCCCTAGTGTAGACTCTATCAACCAGCAACAGAACAGTAACTTTTCTCAGAGGAGATGTTGCCCGTGGTAAAGTCTATCCTACCTTGCAACAAAAAAAGGCTCCaaatatgcctttccttttaCTTAAATGTAGATTAGTGCATGTAAAACAATTTACAGCTTAATCGCTGAAAAAACATGGAATACTGTAATTTGCTTTTTTAAGCGTTATTGGATTTTCAGTCCTGGGGAACTTCTGTCAAATCAGCTATCTCTCACTGAGtctgcaaatgtattttaaaatatctatATTGCCCAACCATCTCACTTTTTGTTTCCACCGTTATACTCCATTACCAGTATTTCAGATTCATTGCCATCTCTTCATGATCTAACCTATAGTTTGACATGATGGTCTTGTCTGTACCAAAGAGACCAGTACAAGAGCTGTTTGTTTTGGCAGTGGCAAACCGAGTATTGGGTGTCTGCGTGCTGAGATGTTAGAGATGGAAATCTTTAAACCAAAACTTAAGTCATCTTTACACCTTTTGCAACTTGTTTTTAAGCTTTCAAACCTATGTATTTTATCTTCTCTTTCTTTTAAGGACATGCATGCTACAGACCTTTGGTTTGCATATTTGTGGCCTTTCGATCCCATTTATGTGGCCTTTCGATTTTGTGGTATTTTTAAGGCTTTTTGAGAAACCTACAATAGATGTAGACCCCAAAATAGGTTGAGTATCACTATTTTACCTGATCTGTAATATGAATTCCTATGAATTGGTTTAGCATATAGGAGTAAAGACTTTTTAGCAGTTATTTAGAAAGTTGTCACAAATAAATCTTTTATAGCAGTTAAACCTTCCTGGGTTCCACACAAGTCTGTTTAGGTTATCCCTTAGTGTTCTGAACAAAGCTCCCAGCAGGTTGTCATGAGTTGTCTTCTACAGCAAAGGCAATGGATTTGAGCTTCCTACTGGCTAAAGTTGGGTGAGCTCAGTTTTTTTGCTGATGTCAGTGTCTTACATTTATTTGGATAACAGATGATTTCATTTTTGCTATTTAATCTCATTGTGcttattgtttcttttattataatactgggcataaacttacattttatttgaacattttctAGGCTCCAAGCGTAATTCATTGACTCCTAAGATCACAACCATAGCATGCCCAGGATGTTTGCACGATGTAGATCTTGGAGAACGTGGGATCAATGGCCTTTTTCGTAACGTTACTTTGGAAACTATTGTGGAACGTTACAGACAAGCAGCCCGAGCAGCTACTGCCATCATGTGTGACTATTGCAAACCTCCAGCTCAGGAATCTACCAAAACATGCATGGATTGCAGTGCTAGCTTCTGCAATGAGTGCTTTAAAATCAACCATCCATGGGGCACCATCAAAGCTCAGCATGAATATGTTGGACCATCAAATCAATTTAGGCCAAAGGTAGGTTATTTTGAATTAAACTTCAACTTTATGGGTTGGTAAGTCTATTTCAGTCTGCTCTAACAgtaatttctttaataaactcctCTCTGATTTGTTTCATTTCAATAACAACAATAGATGTCTGAAGTGACCAGACTGGTTCATGCATTCAGATTAAAAAATAGACATTGCTTCATTTGCTTGTAGTCAAGACTTGCAGGCTATGTGGACAGCAATATGAGTAATTGTAATgttcagcattttatttttaccttggtTGGACTTTCTATAGATGGTCATTTCCCCAATAattcatatttgcatatttaaatagaATTTAATTCAGATCCAGTACCCGGCCTTAGGGACATCTGCTAGTATACCGTATGAGTAAAATCTATTGCTTGATCTCGCCTGCTTCTGCCTGTAGTCACCTTCTCCCTGCCTGCTCTCCGCCTaccactttacttttttttttttttttggtggggccgtgatgagagagaatttttttctttGGGTTGATAATATAGGAGGCCCattcatcaaaggttgaatttcgaattcatgtgattttttttttttttaaattcaaatatactcaaaattcgactgggaggttgtttaagaaaaaatttgatcgCATTCGATTTGTACAAACcgattttttttctcagaataaaaactcgaatgtcaggaaggctattaacatctccaaatggctcaacgcaCACCTcttgccatttacttctacatgaactcggcaggttttcggtggcaaatattcgaattgggactgttttcatggtcgaggtgtgatacatcTGACAGTCGAACTTACATTCAAAGGGGGGATTAAATTGTGTGAcatttgacaccaaaaaaaaaattttaatttgattttgaatttactattcgacccttaataaatctgcccttaggtgTATATGTACAGTAGGACCTCCCTAGTAAATACCATAAATCAATATATCCAAGAATGCAGGTATTACATAACAATTAATGTCTAATTTATGTTAAATGCTAATTTTCCTTCATACCTACATGAAAAAGGGCGGCgtgaaaaactgaaagtgtttcaaagtatttaaaatataatgtgctgctgccctgcactggtaaaacattttgtgtttgctttagataCACTGCTATAGTTTAAACAAATCtgttgtatagccatgggggctgccattcaagctgacaaaaagaagaaaaggcacaggatacacagcagattacCGATAAAACACTAACACAACTATACAGcaacttgttaatataaactatagtagtctttctgaagcaaatttaCAGCTTATACCAGTGCATTGTAACAGTATATTAaatctttattactttaaaaaagcacattcattttttggtgttactgtttctttaatcacGCGGCCGGAAATCACCTCTGCAGCGAGAGGTTATTAGACTACAGCAGATCATAATTTATAGATTGTCCGGCTACCAGTCACAATTCACTTTCAGTTGAAGTTGGTGCAAAGAAAATGCAGTAACCTCATTTTAATTATTACCCATGCAGTTTTAGTAAATCCTGCCTGTAGAAAGGCTTTTGTGTTTAAATGACAGATACGTGACAAGCTTGTATATGTGCAAGATTACTATCCAAAACCACTTGCTCTTTTTTAGCCCAGATATAACTGGAATTCAGTGTTCCTCTGGAATTTTCCAAGCAATATACAAAACTACTTGCATGGGGCTAGTCCAGTGGTAACTTTAGCAATGCAGTGTGCAACCTCTGTATGTGGGGGGAGTGTATGCAGAGAATTACTATTGCTACTATTAGCTGTTTTCACTAATTGTTTCTACTTATACTCTCTTTATATGTGCCAGCATTAATTCCTTATGGGGAAGACGCTGTGCTACAGTAAATTCCTGTTTCAGAATGTTGCTGGCAAAAACTTCTAATTTTAGAATCTTCTCCGTAATGGCTGCAGAAATGAGTGATAGAATAATGTCCTGCACCATATATGGCTTTCCAGCAGTACGTGTATGTAGTGATCCGAGCTGGAAGCTACCAGAGCCTCACTGAAATGTTAATATTCATTGTTTATCAGATAAAAAATCATTGCAGCTGAGTAGTAAATTGAGATGGCTGTTATTTCTGTAAAACACTCTTGAGAGGAAACGGGCAAAAAAGTTTTTCAGCAACAGGCATAGAGGGCCCTCTAGAGcacaaactatgaaaaaaatactgttgttgcataattttatttttgttccctTTCAGTATTATGCAGCTGTGGTGCTTTTCACAGTTACAACAgcggttttatttataaatatatttattgtccaTTTCTGGTGCTAACAAGAATGTCTATTTCCTAGCATACTGTGTGGAGAGCACAACAATATGGCAGCAGGCTGCACTGTCTAGACATAGTTCTCACTACACCACTGGGCAGCTCCCAGTGTCAGCCCCATCCCAAATTAGACCTCTGGTATTTAAAGAAGGATTAATATTAGGGCTTTCTGTAGTTCTGTTCATCATTAGTATGTTGTTGTGTTTTgggtataaaggtggccatacacgggccgataaaagctgccgacagaccgtgtcggcagcttattgacccgtgtatggggcccccgatgggcttcaccAATccgatcttgatcggatgggacgaaaaatcccgtcggatcgcgggcgcatctgttcgttgatgcgatccgacCCCCATTTCCCattcgttatgatccgatcgttggtccctagggcccGCAATCGGATCAGCTCGATTGCTGgatcatatatattatttatatatatatatatatatatgtatacaaaggCTTAGGCACACACTGCTTAAACAATTACCTAGGTGCTGTACAGAAGAATTGTATATTCGATCCctctggggatcgaaacgtcgatctaataAACAagcatttttgaagaaaaatcctggtgtgcgtcagcattttggagcgtatatatatatatatatatatatatatatatatatatatatatatatatatatatatatatatatatatatatatatatatatatatatatatatatatatatatatatatatatatatatatatatatatatatagtctaccCCCACGGCCTGATTTATTCTGTTCAGAATCTCATGGGGTAATTCTAACCAAATTGCTTCCATTTCTAGGTCCTAATGTGCCCAGAACACGAAATGGAGAAAGTAAACATGTACTGTGAAATCTGTCGGAGGCCTGTTTGCCACTTGTGTAAACTGGGAGGAGCACACGCAAACCACAAAGTCACTACAATGAGCACTGCTTATAAAACACTGAAGGTAAGCTACTTTTCCCTCTTTGCAAATGCTCTAGTGCCACATGGGAGCTGAAATCTGGCTGCTGAAATACTCTGTCcgaaaatcagcccctacacgGGCAGTAGCCAACTCTTCTGTTTGCATCCAGATCCATTGTGTCAGCTCTGGTGTGAACACTGTTGAACACTGaacaaaaatgcaaagtcttgtgtTTTTTCTCCGAAATCAGCAGTGTCTGTTGAGCTAATTTTTTTGTCAGGTTTCACCGTGAAAAAGACACccaaagactccaatgggtgaaaacaaTTTGTCGCCCACAATTTGTCAATGCATTTTTtcacgtttcgctaattttcattgaatgggtcagatttgcccatcactacataacaGTTCTGGATATGAATGGTGGTTTAGCCTAAATGTATAGTTCAGGTTTGGTGCATCTATAATGCTAATTATGATAAAGCTTTGATAATACTTTTGTTTACTCTGTTCAGTAGAAGATAATGAGAAGCAGGAGCCTTCCCAACTAGTGTGTTCATGGGCAATTTATTGGAGGTAGTTAGATTTattggtgaatttttgaatgtacCAGAAACAAGAAGGCAATATACACTGCACAGTAGATATTAAGATTACTTTTGCATAGATTATCCCCCTGCATATAGGATGACTtcttatctgtgcactggtaatattATTTCAAGAACCAAAAATGGAGCAGTTTAGCTCAAGATGTAACAAAAAAACACGAGTTTTTATGCCTTTTTCATCTGCCTTGTGTTAAACAACGGGGCATACTTCCCGTTTAATTGAAACATTTCTGTAGTTTGTCATTTTTTAACataattgcaatttaaagcaCTATTTGTGTATGCCTTTATGTTCTCTGGTAGAATTCATTTCTCCAGATCTGACCAGaagccttctgctacattgtttcaggagtcagaactagaTGTGCAGAGACTAAAAACAGCCAGCCAGTTACTTCTTTCAATAGTAATTGCTTTTACAAACAAACTGCAAAACCACTGAACGTTTCTAGTATATTGCAAACTTGCTTAATAATACCTTAGACTTCATTAAAACACAACAGTTTTTGGTGGGGAGATCCCCTTTCATTTACTCAgttcaataatttttatattaaagagTAATGACTGTTAAAAGTTTGTGCTTCATGTTTAACATTTACTACTTACAGGAGAAACTTACAAAAGGCATCAGTTATCTTATTAGCAAGGAAAGCCAAGTAAAGGATCAAATATCTGAACTGGAGACACTGATAGAACAAACAGAGGTAATACTTGTGCAAGTCTTGATGTCTGCTTGGTGGCGGGACTGCAACTTTATGTCATTGGCAGTGTTTCtagaaacaaagttttttttttgttttttttattgcagaaaaatTAGGATTGCTTgcctaaaatggactctatgggaaatttcctgtaattcagcactttctatatacaggtattggacctgttatacggaaatctgatatccagaaagctctgaattgtggaaaggccgtttcccatagactccgtttaaatccaaataatccaaagattttttgatttcccttttctctgtaagaataaaaccgTGCCTTATATGGTATCTCATtaagatacatttaggggcatatttatcaagggtggaatttgaaaaatttcaaaattcaaattcaaaaagaccaactgaaattgagTCCGTTTTTTTTGGGCCGAGTAGGtaaattttcgatcgaataggtcaatattcagccgaatttgaatctTATGAATctaagtaatatcgcattcgatcgagttcaaattgaagtttttcccaaagtccaccaattgactccaaataggttctaggaaggctaaaacagcaactcggcaggttttaaatggcgaatgtggtccaatttttaaagagacagcacatgataaatttcgatattcaaatttttttgaaattcaaatcgaatttggactattccctagtcaaagtacacaaaaatagctcaaaattcaaagtttttgaatttgaaaattcaccttgacttttgataaatctgccccataatatttattgtatgcagaacaatcatattgggtttaattaatgcttgaaTGATTTATGGAAAgctcctggataacagatcatgtacttgttttgggtttttggataagagattccatacctgtactatgtttggCAAATTCTTCCCCATCAGATAAGCATTCTAAATAGCATGGAACATAGAGTAAGGgctatgaaaataataaatgttataactTTTTGTGTGTTGTTTTGACTTGTAGAGTAATGGAGAAAGAGCAAAAGAGGATGCAACCTGCAACTTTGAGAAGCTGTATAATGTCCTAGAAGAACGGAAAACTTTTGTTGTGAGGTCTATAGAAAACTCAAAGGCATTGCGCttagaaaaactcaaaaaccaggTGGAGGAGTACCAGGGACTCCTAGAAAATAATGGGCTTGTTGGTTATGCTCAGGAAGTGTTAAAGGAAACGGATCATTCTTGCTTTGTTCAGATTGCTAAACAATTGCAAACAAGGTAAAAATTGTGGGCTAAAGGATGAGCGAATAATAGTACTGGCTTAGTAAAATGGTCTTATTGAAATGTAATGCTCTTTCTAAAGGACTGCTCTGCAGACATTGTtgtataaatatctgtattttaaattaattataaccTTGTCCCGAATGTCAAACATGAACATTTTTACATGTTCATGTGTTTATCTCGAATACCATCAATATTCATAGACATGGGTGAGCTTCTGTGGGTTTATtggcaaatggtctttatttttccTATTACTTGTGGGATTTGAGTTATTAGATTTTTGTTCAGTAGGcctccagcttgcaattttagcaatctggttgctagggtccaatttcccaagtaaccatgcattgatttgaataagagacgggaacaTGAATAGacgagggcctgaatagagaaataagtaataacaagtagcaataacaatacatagtAGCCTTactgagaatttgtttttttagatggggtcagtgacccccatttaaaagctggagagagtcagaaaaagaaggcaaataattaaactataaaaaaataatgatggctatttgaaaagttgcttaaaattggccattctataacatactatcagttaaatgtaaaccacccctttaatattcaggCTAAATACTGTTTCATtgtaatttgattttaattttatagCCAGTTGACTGCCATGATGACTATTGTTTCCTGTACCATctaataaacacaataaacacattttatatatatatatatatatatatatatatatatatatatatatattttttcgcaaaactggagcactcatgtaCGTCAAAACAGCTGCCTAGGTGCGGtattcaaaaattatgtaaaccaattattgtacaaaaaaccgcacactcaggtcttctcaaaggtgaaaaaaaacatttattacgacgtttcgtaCTGAAGCCTCCACTTTGAGAAGACCTgagtgtgcggttttttgtacaataattggtttatatatatatatatatatatatatatatatatatatatatatatatatatatatatatatatatatatatatatatatatatatatatatatatatatatatatatatatatatatatatatatatatatatttatatatatttatatatatatatatatatatatatatatatatatatatatatatatatatatatatagtaatgttaCAACCTTTATACAACACATACAAATGTAcaaagttaatataaattaaaatgttttttttacatatcgcCTGTTTCAGAATTCAGAAAGCATCAGAGTCTCTGAAatctttccaacctgcagcacaGCCAGGGTTTGAAGAGTATTTTATTGATATGGCTAAGGAAGAAGATCTATTAGGTGAAATAGCCTTTTCCAAAGGTATGTTTTGCTGCACCCATTAATTGCTGCCTATCTATATTGCACTTTGTATTGTCTGTGTGATTGGAATTGAAACTATCAAACCACATTCTTTCAAGCTCTAGCTATGCCAGAAATCAACATGGAACAGAGCAAGATCTATAACAAAGCCAGGATTTGTTGGAATGAGCCCAGCGATTCCCTTTCCGCAGATAGCTATGTGCTTGAGTACCGCAGACTTGATAATAATGAGGATCTCTTATGGAATGAAATTGAAACAACCAATACCAGCAAGATCCTCACAGATCTTGACTTAAACAGTCAGTACTGCTTCAGAGTGAAAGGTTTCAGAGGTTCTACCAGCACTCCGCTCAGTAAGGAAATCCTCCTGCACACGCCGCCAGCCCCAGGTATAGATTTAGTTCTGAGATTTtaagtaaaaattttaatttaaaaatgtgtctaGAATTCTTTTCACCTTCTGAGGCGAATGACCGCTTCATGTGGGTTaatttgccttcctttggatcagctAGTAGCTAGGAAAGAAACTActgaataacatttttttgtcattttattttaaccTCTGCTACCATTTTACGTTACTAAGTTTACCCTGCAGTAGAGGTGCAGTTGCTGGAAATTGTGTGGGCCATGTGTGCCGTTGCTCTGAAGGTATCCATATACTGGCTAAACTTCCTTTGTTATTATATTATCGACCATACACAATAATGGAAAAATGCTATTTACTGTTCAGACTGCAAATAAAGAGATGCTGTGGCGTCTCATCTCAAGCACCGGACAAAGTGGTCATCCCcagattacattttcagtttGGACAGATCATCTGCAATTTGAAAGGATGGTCTTTTAAACCTGGCCCACTAGCCAACATAAGTTCATAGCCCATAAGTTCAGGGAGAATGGTCATAAATCTGCCTGTACAGAGCTGGGCATGCTTGGCCAGCTTAAAGaaataccgacacgttcctatataaatcataggaacatgttcAAATCAAGGAGTGGCTGCACGCcgaatattttcctctaaaagccGTCCCCACAAACCTTTGTTAAGCTGACCCTCCGACACAGCTAATGGCTGGGGGCagcgtgatccttccataggctaactACAAGTGTATACAGGAttgcagcctatggaaggatcactcctCCCCCAGCCCAGCATTACTGAAACAAACACAGAAGATCTGTTAGTGTCGGAGGCAGAATaaagagagaaggcgcacacccttaaaTCAAGCtgaggggtgctaatccataggggactccccataagggtctccatgtaaagctacaaatattgagagtaatggatagcacacccaatttaaaaaaaagtacatttattacaaaaaagaaaaggaaaaaatatgaaataatatattggtgagcccaacgcgtttcgaccttaagggtcttacTCAGgggcctttttaattttttgtttatttgtgcccctgaggaagacccttaagatTGAAATGTGTTGGGCTCACCAAtatatcatttaatattttttgtataatttttgtattttttcttttttgtaataaatttactattttttgtaaattggatgtgctatccattactcaatattagcagtgtcggagggtcggcttCACAAAGGTTTGCGGAGCTGGAGGCGGCTTTTATAGGAAAATATTCAGCGTGCAGCACCTCTATGATATGGACACTTTCCTATGATTTTCATAGGAATGTGACGGTATCTCTGGAGCTTGCATTTGCATTATGACAAAATAATCATGTCCTTTCATTGTCACAGAACTACAATTTTACATGTAAAAAGTAATTGTATGTTTCCGTTTTTGCAGTTTCATTTTGttaacctgttttttttgttttttgtccaAAGTTTTTAACTTTCTGTTTGATGACAAATGTGGATACAACAAAGAGCACCTAATGCTGAATGACCAGCTGGATACTGTGGAGAGCATGGCAGGGATTTCTCTATTGCTTGGAGCAGAACGTGTCCAAGTAGGCTGTTACACGTGCCTTGATTATATCATTGGTGACACTGGAATCACAAAGGGAAGACATTTCTGGTCCTTTTCCGTTGAGTCTCATTCATACCTGGTGAAAGTGGGCGTTGCATCTgatattaaattacaggaatggcTTCATAACCCACGGGACATAAGCAGTCCAAGGTAATTCTTTCTTGCATGGACTGTGAAAGACTGAAAAATAGTCTTCAGTCATTGTTACGTTTCCTAGgaaacacatttccattaaagGTCTTTCATTTCTTAGAGAAAtgctttacagggaaaaaaaaaaataacccatatTGATTTTCAAAGGTTTCTGACTGTTTCTGCATTGTGCTGTTGGAGGGTTCCAGTTTGTTTTCTCGCCTATTAATGCAGGACAGTGTGCctcctttagtaaaaaaaaacatgctgtccCTGGTTACTTTCTTACAAAGCACCATGCAACCATAGTTCTCCTGCTGCCAGATATAACTTATACAGCTTCTTGGGAAAGTGGGAAAACATGGTGGCAACATGCTTTGTAAGAAACGACTCTAGTGGTGCACAAGTCTTGGCTAAAAGGTGAGCTATTTTAGCACTGTGGGGGTGGATGACGGAGACACAGAGTAAAgacacacacagagctactagtagcacctatttgtcacggctacaaaacaccagaaaatattgCCTTAGCTAAAACACGCAAAAAACAGGATTTGTTTCAGGGTTTGGCCAATTCCTAGCACattttgcaggattcagattcatccaATTCCTAAATGTTTGGCAAAATTGAATTCAACGGATGCAATCAGAGTTCATTATGCAAAGGGTTGTTCAGTATTTGGCAATTTAGATTCAATGTACATCCAAAATCAGCattgaaggacaaggaaagttaaactaaagtaagtaagctagaaatgttgtgcattatgttttgggcttctgtaccaaccccaggcaaccacagttgcagtaaagatctgtgtctccaaagatgccccagtagctccccatcttctttcctgctgattcactgcacatgctctgtgctgctgtcacttactgagcttaggaccCACTCAAAACATActttacacatagaaaataaatcacagtcacagtataaggctgattagtaattaatacaaataaattacTACATGactgcacagaaaccaatgcaactagcatcagaatttaataatcagccctctaGCATTGGCTtttatgacaggccaacctcatttttatgctggataatttgtgatgacccctaagcttagcttctcaacagctgctcagagcccactgagaatgtgagagacattttccaagatggtgtccccctgtgacaagtcctggattat from Xenopus laevis strain J_2021 chromosome 1S, Xenopus_laevis_v10.1, whole genome shotgun sequence harbors:
- the trim36.S gene encoding E3 ubiquitin-protein ligase TRIM36 isoform X4 — its product is MEQTGRRASVGGQQGAIKNIERELVCPSCKELYTHPLILPCQHNICHKCLKELLYLTLEDYTDVSSEASTPGSPRIRLTSTSVERIDRLVRSASQRNSLGRKGRGSKRNSLTPKITTIACPGCLHDVDLGERGINGLFRNVTLETIVERYRQAARAATAIMCDYCKPPAQESTKTCMDCSASFCNECFKINHPWGTIKAQHEYVGPSNQFRPKVLMCPEHEMEKVNMYCEICRRPVCHLCKLGGAHANHKVTTMSTAYKTLKEKLTKGISYLISKESQVKDQISELETLIEQTESNGERAKEDATCNFEKLYNVLEERKTFVVRSIENSKALRLEKLKNQVEEYQGLLENNGLVGYAQEVLKETDHSCFVQIAKQLQTRIQKASESLKSFQPAAQPGFEEYFIDMAKEEDLLGEIAFSKALAMPEINMEQSKIYNKARICWNEPSDSLSADSYVLEYRRLDNNEDLLWNEIETTNTSKILTDLDLNSQYCFRVKGFRGSTSTPLSKEILLHTPPAPVFNFLFDDKCGYNKEHLMLNDQLDTVESMAGISLLLGAERVQVGCYTCLDYIIGDTGITKGRHFWSFSVESHSYLVKVGVASDIKLQEWLHNPRDISSPRYDQDSGHDSGSEDTSYDSSQPFTLATIGMKKFFIPKSSHVAGATTDRVLPLPTRIGICLDYDEGKVGYYDANNMKCLYERDVDCIGTMYPAFALLGGGTIHLEEVITANHLDYSNEI
- the trim36.S gene encoding E3 ubiquitin-protein ligase TRIM36 isoform X7, which produces MKFSHHCNPQGLLISICLFSVTSCSEKQSSGPFCLALPACQFLCQTWESGSFCVRSLLGDTSWLLYAFKMNGSDEIHQFGFIVDTIQKSQGAIKNIERELVCPSCKELYTHPLILPCQHNICHKCLKELLYLTLEDYTDVSSEASTPGSPRIRLTSTSVERIDRLVRSASQRNSLGRKGRGSKRNSLTPKITTIACPGCLHDVDLGERGINGLFRNVTLETIVERYRQAARAATAIMCDYCKPPAQESTKTCMDCSASFCNECFKINHPWGTIKAQHEYVGPSNQFRPKVLMCPEHEMEKVNMYCEICRRPVCHLCKLGGAHANHKVTTMSTAYKTLKEKLTKGISYLISKESQVKDQISELETLIEQTESNGERAKEDATCNFEKLYNVLEERKTFVVRSIENSKALRLEKLKNQVEEYQGLLENNGLVGYAQEVLKETDHSCFVQIAKQLQTRIQKASESLKSFQPAAQPGFEEYFIDMAKEEDLLGEIAFSKVFNFLFDDKCGYNKEHLMLNDQLDTVESMAGISLLLGAERVQVGCYTCLDYIIGDTGITKGRHFWSFSVESHSYLVKVGVASDIKLQEWLHNPRDISSPRYDQDSGHDSGSEDTSYDSSQPFTLATIGMKKFFIPKSSHVAGATTDRVLPLPTRIGICLDYDEGKVGYYDANNMKCLYERDVDCIGTMYPAFALLGGGTIHLEEVITANHLDYSNEI
- the trim36.S gene encoding E3 ubiquitin-protein ligase TRIM36 isoform X1; the protein is MKFSHHCNPQGLLISICLFSVTSCSEKQSSGPFCLALPACQFLCQTWESGSFCVRSLLGDTSWLLYAFKMNGSDEIHQFGFIVDTIQKSQGAIKNIERELVCPSCKELYTHPLILPCQHNICHKCLKELLYLTLEDYTDVSSEASTPGSPRIRLTSTSVERIDRLVRSASQRNSLGRKGRGSKRNSLTPKITTIACPGCLHDVDLGERGINGLFRNVTLETIVERYRQAARAATAIMCDYCKPPAQESTKTCMDCSASFCNECFKINHPWGTIKAQHEYVGPSNQFRPKVLMCPEHEMEKVNMYCEICRRPVCHLCKLGGAHANHKVTTMSTAYKTLKEKLTKGISYLISKESQVKDQISELETLIEQTESNGERAKEDATCNFEKLYNVLEERKTFVVRSIENSKALRLEKLKNQVEEYQGLLENNGLVGYAQEVLKETDHSCFVQIAKQLQTRIQKASESLKSFQPAAQPGFEEYFIDMAKEEDLLGEIAFSKALAMPEINMEQSKIYNKARICWNEPSDSLSADSYVLEYRRLDNNEDLLWNEIETTNTSKILTDLDLNSQYCFRVKGFRGSTSTPLSKEILLHTPPAPVFNFLFDDKCGYNKEHLMLNDQLDTVESMAGISLLLGAERVQVGCYTCLDYIIGDTGITKGRHFWSFSVESHSYLVKVGVASDIKLQEWLHNPRDISSPRYDQDSGHDSGSEDTSYDSSQPFTLATIGMKKFFIPKSSHVAGATTDRVLPLPTRIGICLDYDEGKVGYYDANNMKCLYERDVDCIGTMYPAFALLGGGTIHLEEVITANHLDYSNEI